In the genome of Brachyspira sp. SAP_772, one region contains:
- a CDS encoding radical SAM protein — protein sequence MIENYDSKIDEVNMENVVFHGINKDDFLFIDWIILDGCNYRCSYCFGQSSLDKSQFVPVEKLKHAVDQIFKINRKTYIFNILGGEPTFYPYLMDLVSYID from the coding sequence ATGATAGAAAATTATGATTCAAAAATTGATGAAGTAAATATGGAAAATGTAGTTTTCCATGGTATAAATAAAGATGATTTTTTATTTATAGATTGGATAATTTTAGATGGATGCAATTATAGATGTTCATATTGTTTTGGTCAGAGTTCTCTTGATAAATCACAATTTGTTCCAGTAGAGAAGTTAAAGCATGCTGTTGATCAAATATTTAAAATAAATAGAAAAACATATATTTTTAATATTCTTGGTGGTGAACCAACTTTTTATCCATATTTAATGGATCTAGTGAGTTATATAGATT